In Alteromonas sp. RKMC-009, the genomic stretch ACTGGGATGGGCACCTGCATATGCCTCTTTTCAGTCTTTTGTTACAGCGATGCGCATTCTCGAAGGTGAGAAAGCAACAGCCAGCTGGCTGAAAGGTGTGAATAGCAGGGCGAAGAAATATGCCGGTGAACTGGGTGTGGTGATGGGCGTTGAGCGTGGTGAGGTGGACCTGGGTTTTGCCAATCACTACTATACGTTAAGGCTTAAGTCCGGCAAGCCGGATGCCACCGTAGATATCGCCTACACAAAAAGTGATGCGGGGTGCCTGGTGAATGCCTCCGGCATTATTTCGCTCACTGAAGGTGATTTACCGGTAAACTTTATCCGTTACCTGCTGACCAGAGAAGTGCAATCTTATCTGGCGTCTGAAGCCTATGAAATTCCACTGGTCGGCGGCGTAGCTCCACCGGATGGTCTCACGCCTCTGAGCAGTATTTCTCCTCCTGATTTGGATCTTCGTAAGTTAGCTGATATAAGACCGACATTAGACTTGATGAGGAATGTTGGCGTTCTGTGAAAAACCTGCCTAAATCGTACCCCTTTGCAATCATCATTGCGGTGATTGCAATTTTACCCGTCGGGGTTTTATTTTCCCTTGCCTCTGATGATGCCGCGTTTTTTGATACCAGAAATATCACTGTATTAATGAATACGCTGGCATTGATGGGGCTCACGGTGGCAGGGGCTGTGATGGTCGGGGTGCCCCTGGCGTTACTTACAGCATATGTCAGTTTGCCTTTAAAGCGACTGTGGCTAATTTTATTTGCGGCGCCGCTGGCTATGCCAAGTTACCTCGGCGCATTTACCCTCTATTTTTCTTTCGGCCGGGGCGGCGAAATCGAGAGCTTTACCGGTTTGACCACGCCATCCCTGGAAGGACTGTGGGGAGCAGGGCTGGTCATGACGTTGTACACCTATCCGTTTGTGATGATGACCACCCGTTCCGCGCTGCTCAGCCTTGATGCCAGTCAGATAAACGCCGCCCGTACATTAGGACTATCATTAACTGCCAGTATCTGGCGCATCGTTTTGCCACGGGTCGTAAACAGTATTGCCGCCGGGGCATTGCTGGCGGCGCTGTATGCGTTATCTGATTTCGGGACGCCGGCAATAATGGGGCTGGATACATTTACACGGGTAATATTCGTGGAATACAACGCCTTTGGTCTCAGTCAGGCAGCCATGTTATCGCTGCAGTTAATGCTGATAGTCGTGCTTATTCTCTTCATCGAATCTCAAATCCGTGGTGCTAAAGAACGACCCGGCAAACACATTCAAATACATGTTCATCCGGCGAAAAGTCTTGGTTTCGCAGGTCTGTTTTCGCCGGTTATTCTGTTATCTCTGGTTCTGCCTCTTGGCATTTTTGTGTTGTGGCTGGCCCGGGAGGGAGCAGAAGGCTTTGATATTACCTATGCATGGAATTCCGCCTACGCTTCCATGATGGCCGCGGTCGTCGCAGTCCTTCTGGCGATTCCCGTTGCCCATGCGGCTATTGCCGGCCGGGTAGGACGATTCTTTGAGCGTATAACGTATTTTGGATTCGGTGTCCCCGGTATTGTAATGGGCACAGCGCTGGTTTATCTCGGATTACAAATTCCGGTACTGTATCAGACGCTGGGCTTGCTGGTGATTGCCTATGTATTGCGCTTTTTGCCGCTGGCTGTGAGTACAGTTCGCAGTACTACTGAAAATCAGGATGGTGGCCTGGTAAACGCTGCGCGGGTACTGGGGGCTTCGCCCAGAGAAGCGTTTTTGCGTATTACCTTACCTCTGACAGCGCGGGGCATGATTGCCGGCGCCGCATTGGTTTTCCTTGAAGTTATGCGTGAATTACCGGCAACATTGATGCTCGGGCCTACAGGTTTTGAAACGTTAGCAACGTACCTGTGGCGTGTTTATGAAGCTGGCTATTTCGGACGTGCCGCCGTACCGGGTTTATGTCTGGTGTTTATTTCCGGGCTCGGGTTAATCCTGATGCTTACCGGCGAGCGAAAAGCAGAATTTTCAGTTAATGAGAGTCAACATTCCTGATGCTAGAAGTTAATGGTTTATCCGTCGATTATGGATCTAATCGGGTAGTGCGAAATTTAGATCTCAAGCTTAATGAAAGCGAGATCTTAATGTTAGTCGGACCCACCGGTTGTGGAAAAACAACAGTTTTACAAGCACTCGCGGGTTTGATCCCTGTAACTGAAGGAAAAATTGCTCAGGGTGGATGGGTTTCCACACCTGAGAAACAGGTGCCACCGGAAAAACGCAACGTCGGGATGGTGTTTCAGGACTTTGCACTCTTTCCCCATCTCACCGTAGAGCAAAATGTTCAGTTCAGATTGAAAGACAATGCGTTGGCAGATCACTGGTTGGAATTACTGGGTCTGAGTGACTTCCGGCATGCTAAGCCTTCACGGTTATCCGGCGGACAAAAGCAGCGGGTGGCGCTGGCCAGAACGCTGGCACATGAGCCTGCTTATGTATTACTCGACGAACCGCTCTCCAATCTGGATGCCGCATTAAAAGATAGTTTACGCTGGGATATTCGCGACGCGCTTAAGAAGGCGGGTGTACCGGCAATTTGGGTAACCCACGATCAGGATGAAGCCCTGTCGGTCGGTGACAGAGTGGGGATCTTAAATAAAGGTGTGCTTGAACAACTGGATACACCAGAGCAGTGTTTTGAAAAGCCGGCCAGTAAATTTGTTGCACGCTTTCTTGGAGAAGCCAGTTTTCTCAAAGGGCGTATTTCCGGCAATGAAGTAGAAACCGCTATCGGCAGTGCACCGGTTTATTCTGCTGACAATCAGCAAGAATTAGTGGAATTGCTGGTAAGGCCCGACGATGTGATTATTACCGAAAAGCCGGAGCAGGCAAACGCGACGGTGTTGCGCAGCCGCTTTGAAGGTGGCAGCAGATTATTGTTTGCTGCGCTGGATTCGGGTGAAACTGTGAGTGCCAGAGTATCTCACGAATTGAAAGTAATGCCTGAGCAGCGGGTATTACTGACGTTGCAATCTGCCCATCCGTTGTCTGCATTTAATTTATAAGTCTCACCGGCCGGGCAAAAATATATCGGAAGCACATTACCGGTTAATACGGTCAATGTGCTTCAATCCCCAAGAAAACGGATATTAAGCAGATAGCTCTTTTCTGACAATATCGGCGCCCGCTGCCAGGGCCTCAAGCTTACCCCTCGCAATGTCCCGGGAAAGAGGAGCCATGCCGCAGTTGGTACAAGGATAGAGCTTGTCCGCATCAACGTATTTCAGTGCTTCACGGATAGTCGCTGCCACTTCTTCAGCCGTTTCAATTTCCGGGGTAGCCACATCAATGGCGCCAACCATGACTTTCTTACCCTTAAGTAACTCAAGGACTTCAAAGGGCACACGCCCGTTGTGGCACTCCAGAGAAATAATGTCGATGCTTGATTGCTGAATGGCAGGGAACGTTTTTTCATAATGACGCCACTCTGCACCGAGAGTTTTTTTCCAGTCTGTATTGGCTTTAATGCCGTAGCCATAACAAATGTGAACGGCAGTCTCGCATTTTAAGCCTTCACAGGCTTTTTCCAGCGCTTCGATTCCCCACTCATTAACTTCATCGAGGAACACGTTAAAGGCTGGCTCATCAAACTGAATAATATTCACGCCGGCGGCTTCAAGCTCTTTAGCTTCTTCATTCAACGCTTTTGCGAATTCGAAAGCTAACGTTTTACGATCTTTATAATAATCATCATAGAGCGTATCAACCATGGTCATCGGACCGGGAAGTGCCCACTTGATAGGGCGGTCGGTTTGTGACCGCAGGAACTTAGCATCGTCAATAAACACGGGTTTCTGGCGGCTTACCGGGCCGACGATACCGGGCACGCTGGCATCGTAGCGGTTACGAATTCTGACTGTCTTTTTATTTTCAAAGTCCACGCCGCTCAAGTTTTCAATAAAGGTTGTGACAAAGTGCTGACGGGTCTGTTCACCGTCACTGACAATATCGATACCTGATTTTTCCTGTTCTTGCAGCGTCACCCTAAGAGCATCGTTTTTACCTGCAGCGAGGGCTTCTCCCTCAAGTTTCCATGGAGACCAAAGCTGTTCAGGTTGCGCCAGCCACGATGGTTTTGGCAGACTTCCGGCGGTGGAGGTCGGGAATAATTTTGTCATTGTAATACTACCTGTACCTTAAAATCAGATTGCTGACGCAGCAACGCCAGAGGCCCATTTCTGAAGCGTATTTTGATGTTTCTGAATGAAGTTTTCTTCGCACCATTTACCCTGCTCGATGGCAAGGCGGGCGCGCTCTTCCTTGTCGTACACCACTTGAGTAACTGAATAATCGTGATTTCTTAGGCTTGGCTTGTACACTTCACCGGCGACAGAGTTCGTGTTGTAAATCTCCGGGCGATAAATCTTCTGGAAGGTTTCCATGGTGCTCAGCGTGCTGATGAGTTCCAGTAAGCTGTAGTCGTTCAACAGATCGCCGAAGAAAAAGAACGCATAGGGCGCTGAGCTGTTAAAAGGCATAAAATAACGAACTTTCATGCCCATGGTTCTGAAATACTGCTCTGTCAAAGATGTTTCATCAGGTTTATATTCAGTGCCTAACACCGGGTGCTGATTACTGGTACGGTGATAGGTTTTGTTGTCTGAAACACTCAGGCAGATCACCGGCGGTTTACTGAAGTTCTCTTTATAAGCGCCGGAACTGATGAAGTCCTGAAACATTTTTCCGTGTAATTCACCATAGTTATCCGGTACAGAGAAATGGTCTTTCCCCTCATTGTGTTTGCGTAACACCACACTGAAATCGTAGTCGCGCACATAAGAAGAAAAATTGTTACCCACAATGCCTTCGATACGTTTATTCGTATAATGATCGACAACACTGGTTTTCAATACTTCAATCGTAGGGAAGGTCTCACCATTGCCTTCAACATCAACGTCGACATGCACGATATCGAGTTCAACGGAATACCGGTCTTTTTTTGGGTTATCCCAGTGTGCCAGGCTATTGAAGTTGTTATTGATCATGTTAAGTGCTTTGCGCAGATTTTCCCGGCGGGCTTCACCACGGGCCAGGTTTGCAAAGTTCGTGGTAAGACGTGTATCGTCCGCAGGAGAGTAGTGCTCATCAAAGCGAACGGTCTTAATGGAATAAGTGAAATCGCTACTCATAATAGTCTGGTGCCCCATGCTCAAAACAAAAACTAACATTTAATGTGTTGAGCTGATTGTAGGGCGAGTTAACTATGATGAATATTGATATTAATTAATGGTTGTATGAGCCGTTTTCATGGTTTTGGGGGCGTGACCCGAACTGCCCCCTGTTTTTCAATAGTCATGGCTATCATTCCGGCACCACTTTGCCAGACGCGGAAGGTGAATCAACGGAAGTGTCTTTTATATACCAGATGCTATTTTTCTCTCCCCGTAAAGCCCGCGCACGGGTCTTCAAAGCACCTTTAAAAAATACATAAGCGAAGACACAGGCTGTCGTTTCAACCCACAGGTTACTGGCTGTGAGCCGCCACGATACTGCGGGTAAAACGAGACTGATAAGCGTAGTGACAGGAATACAAGCACAACATAAGCTCAACAAGAGTTGCAAATGAATGGCGCTGCGTGCCGCACCTTTCAGGAAGCTGTAGGCCAGCGCCAGCAGAAACACAGTGAAATAAACCCAAAGGTATGACTGATTTACCGGCTGCCCGGATATGTACATCCATTTTGAAGAAAGTAATGTTGCTGCCACGCCCAGCATTGACCCCACGCACACACCAACAGTGAGGTTTGCCATGACCGTGTTAGATGTGGATTGCACTGCCTGCTTCTTTCGTCTCTTTTCCAGCCACAGTAAATTTCCTGTGTAGAACAATGCTGCACCCATCAGGCCTAAAAAGAAGTATACCCAGCGGCCAAACGTACCTGCAAAGTTACCAAAATGCAGCGCAAATAAGCTTTTTACCAGCGGCCAGTATCCGCCATTTTCATCACTGCTGAGTGTGGAGTAGGTAACTTGTTGTGTGAAAGGGTGCATTAAGATCACATCAGAATCTGCAGTACGCTGGAGCACACCTTCTCCTGCAACATCAATGCGTACAGATGCTCTTTCTGTATCCAGATTTGAAAAGCTGAGTTGTTTGACCCGGTATCCTGATGTGGTTTCATTCACTTTCTGAATGAAACTGGAAATCGCCGGTAAGTCAGAAAGCGGGTAGACGTCAGAAGACTGGCCGCCGCGCTGAAACATGGGCTCATCGCCGTAAATATAGTCCAGCCCGTCATAGATGACGTCATGAAAAGCGAATACAACCACCGTCCAGGCAATGATCAGGTGGAAGGGCAGGCTGGTGATGCCGAGCAGATTGTGGGTGTCCAGCCAGAAACGGCTGGCGCCTTTTTTCTGGCGAAGCGAGAAGAAGCTTTTCACCAGTGTCGGCAGCAGAAAGATAACCCCTGATACCAGCGCAACAAAGTAGAGTGCAGAGGCTATGCCCATTATCACCACGCCGAGATCTTCATGTCCGACTTTGCCGGGAATGCCTGCGGTTCTGTGCAGTTGATCGATGAGATCTCCCAGCACATTTTGTTCGCTGACGCTTGAGTACACTTCACCATGTTCGTTTAACGAGGCACTGCGAATCACACTGTTCAGTGAGATACCCCTTCCACCACCCTGTTCATACCAGAAAAGCGGAGATTGGTTTTCTTCAAGGCTGACAGTAAAACCTCTGATAACATTTTCATGCGCCCGGGCGGCCTGTTGAATCAACGTATCATATTCGTTCAACTCTACCTGAGGTAAATGCGTATCAGCGGGTATAGCCCATTCTGTAATGGGGGCTTTGAACATGGTCAGTGCACCGGCGAAAAAGGCAATAAAGAGTACCAGGCCCGATGTTATGCCTGTCCAGGTGTGTACAGATTGATAGATACGGATAATGTCGCTGCGGATTTTCATACTGCGCTCCTGAGCAAGGCAAAGAGACCCCAGCAAGCCAGGTTTGCTGCTCCGAGCCAAAGAAAGGCACTGCGGCCAGATTTAAACAGAAAACCAAATGCCACGATAATCAACCAGATGAAGGGGACCATCCACATCGTAAACTGGTCCTTATTAACGGCACCGATCCCGCCCGGACCATACCAGGCGAATAGTCCCATAATTGCGAAGGATAAAGTCAGGCCAAGTAAGCAGCAGGCAATACTCTTACTCCACCAGTCGGTACGGATTTTTTGTTCTTGCTTAAGCCTGCTCATATCAGGTTACCTTTCCCGCTTTAAATAACGTCATAACAGGCACAATGACGGACAGCACCGCCAGCAGAAGAGCCCAGGTAAATATGGCTGCGGCGACAGTCATGATTTGTAACCAGATCACAAGGGAAGCGCCGAGGAAAATATAGCCGGCGTACCTGAAAGCGGGACCTCCCTGCGAAGACGCAAACCGCTGGTTTTTATTGGAAAAGTACAGTAAGCCCATTCCCGCCAGCGCAGTGAGAAAGGCAACTAAGGAGAAAAGCATGACTGTCGGTCCCTGAAATCTTATGCAAATTAAACTAAAGTCTAACTTGTAATGATAATGATTTTCACTCATCTAGTACAGGTTGAATTTATGCTAATGATAATGATTTTTATTTGAGTTTTATCTCAGCTGATCCTATGATTCTATTCAGGGGTAATCCATAACAATGGGTTAAATTGCGGGCAGGCTTTTGAGAAGCAAAATGAATGAATCTGTTTCTACAATGCAAACGGTGCGTATTGCACTGAAATCACACGGTTGGCTTGTGAACAAGCGTCTGTTTCTGCCTGTTATTCTGCTTTCTTTTTTATGGTGGCCTTTCAGCCGTGAAACGACTCAGCAGGTTCTTGCTGACGCGTTCTTTCAGGTGGGGGCTTTTGTTTACGCATCTCTGGCGTTGTATTACCTGTGTACATTACGGGTGCCCGCAGAGACCATCAGCCGGTTCATTGCCCGCCATCCGTTTTATGAAGTCTTCATTGCCGCTTTTCTGGGAGCTTTACCCGGCTGCGGTGGCGCAATCATTGTTGTTACTCAATACACAAGAGGGGTAGCGAGCTTCGGTTCCGTTGTGGCGGTGCTCACCAGTACAATGGGTGATGCGGCATTTTTACTGTTGGCCCGGCAGCCGGCAGACGGTCTCACAGTGATGGCTGTCGGCATGGTGGTGGGGTCACTTACCGGAATCATTGTGAACCGTTTTCACAACTACCGGCCTGAACTTATTGAAGATGAGTTTAACAGTCCTCAGGACGACAGTCACACTTCTGCGTCCATGAGAGTAAGTAAAGCACTGACCGGCCTGGCAACACGTTTCTGGCTGGTGATCAGTATTCCTGTTCTGCTTATCGCCATGGCTTTGGCGCTGCAAATTAGTCCTGCTGACTATTTACCTGTTTCTGAGCAACAACTTACCCTGACAGGCGCTGTCCTCGCAATTGTGAGTGTTACGCTCTGGGCTACGGGAAGTGTGGGCACGGGATATTCCTCATTAACCAGTGAAGATCCGGGGTCACAGCCACCTGACTGGAAACGAAAGGCTGCACTGGACACGCAGTTCGTGTTGGTATGGGTGATCATGGCGTTCATGCTTTTTGAGATCAGTATGCTGGTTTTTGGCGTGGATTTGGTCGATGTATTTCAGTCTATGGGGGCAAGCGCTGTGGCGCTGGCAATCCTTATCGGCTTCTTACCCGGTTGTGGTCCGCAAATACTTGTTACCACGCTGTACCTCAATGGCGCACTGCCGTTTTCTGCGCAACTGGGTAACGCAATCAGTAACGACGGAGACGCGCTGTTTCCGGCTATTGCGCTTTCTCCCCGCGCAGCGCTGCTGGCAACGCTCTATTCTGGCATACCGGCCTTCCTGGTTGGTTTCGGATATTACTTCTTGTTTGAGCTCTGATCCCAGGCGATCAGCAGGGGTGCAAAATTTACCATCAAATAGTAACAATTATCATTTGCATTATTATCCATTCGCATCTAAGGTAGACTTAAGAAAACGGGAAATCACCTAATCTTGTTCACCGTAGAGGATGTCATTATGGATATTACCTTCCTGTGTCCAAAACACACTGAGTGGGTGTACAGCCACCCGGAACAGGCTGTGCACTTTCTGGCAAGAGATGAATATCAGGGCTCAATGTTATATGCCGACGGCCAGTACAGAGAGGCCATTGCCTATCTTGGGTGTGCGTTTGATATTGCAGCCATCTTGCTGGAAGTGGACGGGGGAGATAATGACGCCATGCGGCTGAAGCTGGAGTCGCTCGGTGATTTGCTTAGCGATGCATATTTCAAGCTCGGATTAGTTCATTATAAGAGCGCCATTGAAATACGGGCTGCCGGATTGCTTTCAACTATGCCTTATTACAATGTGGCGGTGCTGCATGCCTGATGGCGAGGTTATGAATAAAGAATGTCATGCTCATTACGTTATCTGGGAGCGTGTCATTAAAGACGGAAACAGAGATTTTGACGCGGATGTTTTCGAAGGCGCGCGGCTTAAATATTTACGCGCAGTCGAATTAGCCGTTGCCATGGTCGAAAGCGAACCCTGCATCCGGCCAACCATCGGCGCCTTGCTGGTGAGCTATCACAATCTGGCCGATCTTTACGAGCGGCACGGCTTTCCGCTCTTTGCACTGAATGCGCTGACCAGCGTGTTTCAGCATGTTGAACATCTTCAAAGGACGAATCCTGCAGAAACAGCGCCTATCTGGGGCAAGCGCATTGCCTCAGAACAACTCTACCTGTTTAAAAAGCGACACGGCGAAGCGGAAGAATTCCAGAGACCTGCTTTCATCGCCATAAAACCTGACGACATCAGTACGCACCAAAGGTCTCTACATTAATTAACAAGGAGCATCCGCATGTTAAGACACCTGTCTTTAAAGCTTCAACTGGCGTTAACGCTGGTTCTGTTCAGCCCGTTTTTATGGGCACACCCCGGCCATGATCACGCTCACTGGACGAGTACAGTTCTTCATGTTCTGTTTTATGCTTCCATTGCCGCAGCAGCTGCAGCATGTGCCTTTGCGATTTACAAAGTCGTCAAGCGCCAGTCATTAACGCAGGGAGATTAATCATGTTCCACAAGTTACTTGAAAAAGTGGATGCTCTGGTCAATTTTGAGCGTGCCAGTGCCCATTGTGATATTCCCTGCAAAATTTACGATCCCGTCAGTGCTCAACTGGCTGCGCTGAGTGTTATCCGCTTTGCTGATTTGATTGAAGAGTTAAACGGTGAAAATCCGGCTCAGCTTGTTCGACTTGTACGTGAAAAAGAAATTCATGCGGAAAAGGTAAAGCAGGAAATCAGAGTGATTTGGGGCGACTATTTTAAAGCGCCACAAATTGAAAAATATCCTGATGTTCATGAACTGGCACACAAAATCATGATGGCCGGTTCTGCCTGTAAGCAACATACCAGTCGCGACAAAGGTGTGGAGCTGC encodes the following:
- a CDS encoding PepSY-associated TM helix domain-containing protein, which encodes MKIRSDIIRIYQSVHTWTGITSGLVLFIAFFAGALTMFKAPITEWAIPADTHLPQVELNEYDTLIQQAARAHENVIRGFTVSLEENQSPLFWYEQGGGRGISLNSVIRSASLNEHGEVYSSVSEQNVLGDLIDQLHRTAGIPGKVGHEDLGVVIMGIASALYFVALVSGVIFLLPTLVKSFFSLRQKKGASRFWLDTHNLLGITSLPFHLIIAWTVVVFAFHDVIYDGLDYIYGDEPMFQRGGQSSDVYPLSDLPAISSFIQKVNETTSGYRVKQLSFSNLDTERASVRIDVAGEGVLQRTADSDVILMHPFTQQVTYSTLSSDENGGYWPLVKSLFALHFGNFAGTFGRWVYFFLGLMGAALFYTGNLLWLEKRRKKQAVQSTSNTVMANLTVGVCVGSMLGVAATLLSSKWMYISGQPVNQSYLWVYFTVFLLALAYSFLKGAARSAIHLQLLLSLCCACIPVTTLISLVLPAVSWRLTASNLWVETTACVFAYVFFKGALKTRARALRGEKNSIWYIKDTSVDSPSASGKVVPE
- a CDS encoding ABC transporter ATP-binding protein translates to MLEVNGLSVDYGSNRVVRNLDLKLNESEILMLVGPTGCGKTTVLQALAGLIPVTEGKIAQGGWVSTPEKQVPPEKRNVGMVFQDFALFPHLTVEQNVQFRLKDNALADHWLELLGLSDFRHAKPSRLSGGQKQRVALARTLAHEPAYVLLDEPLSNLDAALKDSLRWDIRDALKKAGVPAIWVTHDQDEALSVGDRVGILNKGVLEQLDTPEQCFEKPASKFVARFLGEASFLKGRISGNEVETAIGSAPVYSADNQQELVELLVRPDDVIITEKPEQANATVLRSRFEGGSRLLFAALDSGETVSARVSHELKVMPEQRVLLTLQSAHPLSAFNL
- a CDS encoding putative manganese transporter, translated to MNESVSTMQTVRIALKSHGWLVNKRLFLPVILLSFLWWPFSRETTQQVLADAFFQVGAFVYASLALYYLCTLRVPAETISRFIARHPFYEVFIAAFLGALPGCGGAIIVVTQYTRGVASFGSVVAVLTSTMGDAAFLLLARQPADGLTVMAVGMVVGSLTGIIVNRFHNYRPELIEDEFNSPQDDSHTSASMRVSKALTGLATRFWLVISIPVLLIAMALALQISPADYLPVSEQQLTLTGAVLAIVSVTLWATGSVGTGYSSLTSEDPGSQPPDWKRKAALDTQFVLVWVIMAFMLFEISMLVFGVDLVDVFQSMGASAVALAILIGFLPGCGPQILVTTLYLNGALPFSAQLGNAISNDGDALFPAIALSPRAALLATLYSGIPAFLVGFGYYFLFEL
- a CDS encoding methionine synthase: MTKLFPTSTAGSLPKPSWLAQPEQLWSPWKLEGEALAAGKNDALRVTLQEQEKSGIDIVSDGEQTRQHFVTTFIENLSGVDFENKKTVRIRNRYDASVPGIVGPVSRQKPVFIDDAKFLRSQTDRPIKWALPGPMTMVDTLYDDYYKDRKTLAFEFAKALNEEAKELEAAGVNIIQFDEPAFNVFLDEVNEWGIEALEKACEGLKCETAVHICYGYGIKANTDWKKTLGAEWRHYEKTFPAIQQSSIDIISLECHNGRVPFEVLELLKGKKVMVGAIDVATPEIETAEEVAATIREALKYVDADKLYPCTNCGMAPLSRDIARGKLEALAAGADIVRKELSA
- a CDS encoding DUF1852 domain-containing protein; the protein is MSSDFTYSIKTVRFDEHYSPADDTRLTTNFANLARGEARRENLRKALNMINNNFNSLAHWDNPKKDRYSVELDIVHVDVDVEGNGETFPTIEVLKTSVVDHYTNKRIEGIVGNNFSSYVRDYDFSVVLRKHNEGKDHFSVPDNYGELHGKMFQDFISSGAYKENFSKPPVICLSVSDNKTYHRTSNQHPVLGTEYKPDETSLTEQYFRTMGMKVRYFMPFNSSAPYAFFFFGDLLNDYSLLELISTLSTMETFQKIYRPEIYNTNSVAGEVYKPSLRNHDYSVTQVVYDKEERARLAIEQGKWCEENFIQKHQNTLQKWASGVAASAI
- the sodN gene encoding superoxide dismutase, Ni, coding for MFHKLLEKVDALVNFERASAHCDIPCKIYDPVSAQLAALSVIRFADLIEELNGENPAQLVRLVREKEIHAEKVKQEIRVIWGDYFKAPQIEKYPDVHELAHKIMMAGSACKQHTSRDKGVELLNLVNQFAEYFWSSKDVATYTATCPYPPAEQVVYPKLA
- a CDS encoding ABC transporter permease, with the protein product MKNLPKSYPFAIIIAVIAILPVGVLFSLASDDAAFFDTRNITVLMNTLALMGLTVAGAVMVGVPLALLTAYVSLPLKRLWLILFAAPLAMPSYLGAFTLYFSFGRGGEIESFTGLTTPSLEGLWGAGLVMTLYTYPFVMMTTRSALLSLDASQINAARTLGLSLTASIWRIVLPRVVNSIAAGALLAALYALSDFGTPAIMGLDTFTRVIFVEYNAFGLSQAAMLSLQLMLIVVLILFIESQIRGAKERPGKHIQIHVHPAKSLGFAGLFSPVILLSLVLPLGIFVLWLAREGAEGFDITYAWNSAYASMMAAVVAVLLAIPVAHAAIAGRVGRFFERITYFGFGVPGIVMGTALVYLGLQIPVLYQTLGLLVIAYVLRFLPLAVSTVRSTTENQDGGLVNAARVLGASPREAFLRITLPLTARGMIAGAALVFLEVMRELPATLMLGPTGFETLATYLWRVYEAGYFGRAAVPGLCLVFISGLGLILMLTGERKAEFSVNESQHS